The following are from one region of the Odontesthes bonariensis isolate fOdoBon6 chromosome 12, fOdoBon6.hap1, whole genome shotgun sequence genome:
- the pou1f1 gene encoding pituitary-specific positive transcription factor 1: protein MACQAFGADSFTPLAGDSPLPILMHHGSTSDCLPTNSHAHSMVSAVSSGLSLGQVSKRSHMHLSTSSLGNALGNGPPSLHYPVTPCHYSNQQAAYGMMAAQEMLSASISQTRILQTCGVSHPNMVSGANPLQGSLTPCIYKFPDHGLNSSSCAIGHGFSSLPSALLSVDEAPGGPSGEVKNDAQRKSVRDQDDTPAMDSPQIRELEMFANDFKIRRIKLGYTQTNVGEALAAVHGSEFSQTTICRFENLQLSFKNACKLKAILAKWLDEAELAGALYNDKIGMNERKRKRRTTISLGAKEALERSFVEKSKPSSQEIARIAKGLHLEKEVVRVWFCNRRQREKRVKTSLNLSSCLTKISPNCIAQMSKTQRHMM from the exons ATGGCATGTCAGGCATTTGGTGCCGACTCTTTCACCCCTCTGGCAGGAGATTCACCCTTGCCAATCCTCATGCACCATGGCTCTACCAGTGACTGCCTGCCAACCAACTCCCATGCTCACAGCATGGTCTCTGCAG TATCATCTGGGTTGTCCCTGGGTCAGGTGTCCAAGCGCTCCCATATGCACCTGTCCACTTCTTCCCTAGGGAATGCTCTCGGTAACGGACCCCCAAGCTTACATTACCCAGTCACTCCCTGTCACTACAGCAACCAGCAGGCAGCCTATGGCATGATGGCAG CACAGGAGATGCTTTCTGCCAGCATATCTCAGACTCGTATCCTGCAGACCTGTGGCGTCTCTCACCCTAACATGGTGAGTGGTGCAAACCCATTGCAAG GGTCCCTGACTCCTTGCATATACAAGTTTCCGGATCACGGGTTAAATAGCAGTTCATGTGCCATTGGCCATGGTTTCTCCTCGCTGCCCTCTGCCCTCCTCTCAGTGGATGAGGCCCCTGGAGGCCCCAGTGGTGAGGTGAAAAATGACGCCCAAAGGAAGAGTGTACGGGACCAAGACGACACCCCTGCCATGGATTCCCCACAGATACGAGAGCTGGAAATGTTTGCAAATGACTTCAAAATACGCAGGATCAAGCTTG GCTACACTCAGACTAATGTAGGCGAGGCTCTCGCTGCAGTGCATGGCTCAGAGTTCAGCCAGACCACGATCTGCCGCTTTGAAAATTTGCAGCTGAGCTTTAAGAACGCCTGCAAACTCAAGGCCATTCTGGCTAAATGGCTTGACGAAGCTGAGCTGGCTGGTG CCTTGTACAATGATAAAATAGGAATGAATGAGCGGAAGAGGAAAAGAAGAACAACTATCAG CCTTGGAGCTAAGGAGGCCCTTGAGCGCAGCTTTGTTGAGAAAAGTAAGCCCTCCTCTCAGGAAATAGCCCGCATAGCCAAAGGCCTCCATCTGGAGAAGGAGGTGGTCAGAGTCTGGTTCTGCAACAGGCGCCAAAGAGAGAAACGCGTTAAAACAAGCCTCAACCTCAGCTCTTGTTTGACCAAAATCAGCCCAAACTGCATTGCACAGATGAgtaaaacacaaagacacatgaTGTAA
- the chmp2ba gene encoding charged multivesicular body protein 2Ba: MASLFKKKTVDDIIREQSKELRGTQRQITRDRAALEKQEKQMEAEIKKMAKSGNREACKILAKQLVQLRKQKNRTYAVSSKVTSMSTQTKVMNSQMKMAGAMSSTAKTMQAVNKKMDPQKTLKTMQDFQKENMKMGMTEDMINDTLDEIFDESGDEEESQDIVNQVLDEIGIEISGKMVRAPAAGKAVPGASSSKQAAISDDEIERQLRALGVD, from the exons ATGGCTTCCCTTTTCAAGAAGAAGACTGTCGATG ACATCATCAGGGAACAGTCTAAGGAGCTGCGTGGCACTCAGAGACAGATCACGAGGGACCGAGCAGCGCTGGAGAAACAAGAGAAACAAATG gaggcagagatCAAGAAAATGGCAAAGAGTGGTAATCGGGAGGCTTGTAAGATTCTCGCCAAGCAGTTAGTCCAGCTCAGGAAACAGAAGAACCGGACGTATGCGGTCAGCTCAAAGGTCACCTCCATGTCTACCCAGACAAAGGTTATGAACTCTCAAATGAAGATGGCTGGTGCCATGTCTTCCACAGCCAAG ACCATGCAAGCTGTGAATAAAAAGATGGATCCACAGAAGACTCTGAAGACCATGCAGGACTTCCAGAAGGAGAACATGAAGATGGGCATGACTGAGGACATGA TCAATGACACATTAGATGAAATCTTTGATGAGTCCGGGGATGAAGAGGAATCTCAGGATATTGTCAACCAGGTGCTGGATGAGATCGGCATTGAGATCTCAGGGAAG ATGGTCAGAGCTCCAGCTGCAGGAAAGGCTGTTCCCGGTGCTTCCTCCTCCAAACAAGCCGCCATCTCTGATGACGAGATCGAGAGACAGCTCCGTGCTCTGGGAGTGGACTAG